The genomic interval CGACTACCGGTCGCTCACGGCGGCCATGTCCACTACCCGGAAAGAGGCGCTGTAACCATGGCAACTACAGGAACGGTGAGTGTGGCCGAGAGCGCGGACCGGGCCGGCGTCCCCGACCTCGCCGAGCGCCTCGCGGCGGTGACGGGCGTCGCCGAACAGCACCTGAAACGCACGGAGCGGGACGCGACATTCCCCGTGGAGGCGCTGGCGGAGCTGCGCAGCACCCGGCTGCTCGGCCTTCAGGTGCCCAGGGAGGAGGGCGGCCTCGGCGGCACCCTCGGTGACCTCATCGAGGCAGGCATGGAGCTCGGGCGCACCGACATGTCACTGGGCATGATCTTCGTGATGCACTGCCAGCAGGCCGAGGCCGTTGTGCGGCACGCCGCATCGCCCCTGCGGGAGGAGCTGATCCCGCTCCTCGCCGAAGGCAAACTGTACTTGGCGTCGGTGACCACCGAGAGCGGCAAGGGCGCCGACCTGTTCAGGTCCGAGGCGCCACTGCACGAGGCGCAAGGGGCTCTGGAGATCGACCGGACCGTGCCCATCTCGACCGGCGGTACCTCCGCCGATGGCTTCCTGATCACCATGCGCAGCCCTTATGCCACGGGGGACCAGCACGTCTCCCTCGTCTACGCGCACCGCCACCAGCTGCACGTGGAGGTCACCGGGCAGTGGAACCCGATGGGGATGCGCGCCACCCACAGTCCGCCGCTGAAGCTCAGCGGCCGTATCCCGGTCCACCAGGTGATCGGTGAGCACGGCGCGTTCCACCGTGTCGTGCAGTCCGTCTTCGGCCCCCTCGCCCACCTGGGCTGGTCGGCCGTCTGGCTGGGCACAGCCTCCGGGGCCCTGTCGAGGGTGCTGCGCCTGCTGCGCGACCCGGCCGGCCGCAAACGCTTCGACCTGGGCTCGGAGCTGCTGCTCAGCAGGCTGTCCAGGGCCCGGCAGCGACTGGAGACCGTCCACGCGCTGCTGCGCCGGACCCAGGCACTGGCCGAGTCCGGGACGGACTGGTCGGTCACCAGTCACCAGCTGCTGCTGAACAACCTCAAGATCACGGCGGCCGAGGAGTGCTACGCCGTCGTCGACGAACTCATCGATGCGGTCGGCCTCGCGCACGGCTATCTCCAGGACTCGCCGACCCGCCTGGAGAAGGCCCTCCGCGACCTGCGGTCGGCCGCCCTCAACTACAGCAACGACCGGCTGCACCTGGCCGACGGGCGGCTCTGCCTGCTGGACCCGGACGTACGGTTCGCCTGAATCCCGGGGCACCTCCCAGGGAGCCGGGCCCCACGTACTTCCCGACACGCACGCGGCCACCCGATCGCTGCCGCACCCATCCGCATCTCGACCTCCGAGGATCCCTCATGCCTGGAAGCACCACCGAGACCCAGAACTGGAACACCGCCCTCAAGTACATCGCGGGGCGCAAAGCGGCCGAGGAATCGCTGGGCTTCGTCGCGCATGTCAGCGCGACCGTCCGTGACACCGAGGACGCCGCGGCCGTTGTCCCGGCGGTGGCCCGCACCTGCGTGCCGTTCTTCGCGGGCGCGGTCTCGTTGGACGCCGGGGCCACACACGACCGGGCCGTCTTCCACGGCTCGGACGAACTGGCGGACGTCGTCGAAGCGCTGCGCGCACTCGCCGCGCAGACGAAGGAGCGGCAGATCGTCATCAGCGAGCACGAGGGGCTGGCCGCCAGGACCGACCCGCGTCACCTCGAGCTTCTGCGCGAGGGAGGAGGCGACTCGGCGGTGGTCATCTCCCTCGCCTACCGCGGGCTGTCCGGCGGTCACCTCGTCCTCGTACGGCAGGCCAAGCACCGCCGGGGGACCTTCAGCCCCGGGGACCTCGCCCTGGCGTGCGAAGTGGCCGACCGGGTGGGGGCGTTCAACGCGCTCGCCGGACTGGCCGCCCGCTCCGGGAAGTGACGAGGCCGGTCCGAACGCCGGACACCACCGAGGAGGGCTGATGGCAGCGACCTGGCACGACGTACGCGAGTGGATCCTCGAGCGCAATCCCGACCTGACGGATCTGCAGCCCGAGACCGACATCATCGACTCACGCATCATCGACTCACTGCAGTTCGTCGAACTGGTCCTGTTCATCGAGGACCTGCGCGGCACGGCGCTGGAATCGAACGACGTGAGCCTCGATTCCTTCCGCACCCTCAAAGGCATCGAGCAGACCTTCTTCCAATGAGGCCGGCACCGTGCGGGGAGTGGCGATGAACACGAGAGCCGAACGATCCCTGGTCATCCAGGGCGATGCCGACAAGGCCGACGACATCGTCGTGTTCCTGCCGCCGGCGGGCGCCGTCGCCTCGCCCTACCTCCCGATCGGCGCCCTTCTCCAGGACACCCTGCCCGCCGTGCACTGCGAGACGCCGGGGCGCGGCCGGCTGGCGAACGAGGAGGCACCCGGCTCCGTGCACAGCGCGGCCGACCGCTGGGCCGCCGACCTGGCCGAGATCGTGCCGGGCCGACGGCTGCACCTCTTCGGCCACAGCCTGGGGGCGCTCTACGCCTATGAAGTGACGCTCCGTCTCGAGTCGCGCCCCCACTGTGAGGTCGCGAGCCTGTCCGCGTCGGGCGCCCGCGAGCCGGGCAGCACTCCCCGCTCGCTGCTGGCCACCGCTTTCGCCGCGCTGCGGACGCCGGACCAGCAGCAGGGGGCGGGGGAGCACTGGATGGACCGGGACCTGCGTATGCGGGGCGAGTACCGGACCGCCCATCAGGTGGTGCGGGCCCCGCTGGCCCTGCTGTGCGGTGCCTCCGACCCCTTCGCCACACCGGCCGAGATGGAGCGGTGGAAGGACTTCACGAGCGGTCCGTACCTCGGAATGTTCACCTTCCGCGGCGGTCACGACTACTACCTGTCCGGTGAGCAGGCGATCACGGACGTCATCTCCCGCGTCGTCGAACACAGCCGGCACCCCGAACTCATCCCGCGCTCCCAGTGATCCGGCGCGTGGGCCTGCCCTCCCTGGAACCGATCCCTCCACCGCACCGCCGAACGAATGGGGTTTCAGACATGCCGAACGACCAGCAGAACACGCCTTCGATCGAGCAGTTGATCGACGTCATCGCGAACAGCTCCGTGGGCATCGCGGTCACCGACCGCACGGGCGCCGTGGTACTGCACAACAGGGCGCAGTCCGTGCTGATGAGCGGGGAGGCCGACCACCTCGGCGGCCGAATCCTGCTCGACAGCGCGCAGAACGGCCTCCAGACGCTGATCGAGCGCCTGGTGAAGGAGCAGCGGGTCGAGAACGTCCAGGTCACCTACCGCGGCGTCGACGGCGGGAACGAGCACGCCGCCCGGGTGAACGCCGTGCTGACCGGCAGCGGCGACGACACACGCATCCACTGGGTGAGCCGGCCGGAGCTCAGCGAACGGCTCCCGGTCCCCAACGACGCCACCGAGGACGCCACCTCCGACGCCACGTCCTGGATCCGCGCCGTCAACGAACAGCCGCTGCCCGCCCTGGCTCCCACCAAGGAGCTCGAGGACGTCATGCGCGAGTTCTACGAGGTCGCCCCCGTGGCGATCCATCTGATCGGTGTCAACGGCCAGGTCATGCATGCCAACCCGGCGGACATAGCCCTCGTCGAGTACACGTCCTCGCCCTCCGACTACGTCGGCGGGCACATCCGCACCATCTACGCCGACGAGGGACTGCTCGACGACTTCCTCGGCCGCTGGGACGAGGACTCGCCGATCATCAACTTCCGGGCCGACTTCCTGACCAAGCAGGGCACACCGAAGCCCGTGCTGATCTTCTCGACCGCCCAGGCCGAGGGGGGCAGCGTCACCAACACCCGCTGCTTCGTCTTCAGCGACCCCGAGCCGCAGCGCGCCCGCGACACCATCAGCGCCTTCGGCTGGCCGGCCTGACCCCTGGCGGGCGGGGCGGGGGCCATGCCCGCGCCCCGTCCGCTCCGTACCCGTCCGCTCCGTACCCGTCCGCTCCGTACCCGTCCGCTCCGCACCCGCTCGCTTCTTCGCCCGGAACACACGACACCAGGGGTGGCTGTGTCTCACGTATTGGTCATATCCGGCAGCCCGTCCGCGGCCTCCAGGACCGAAGCCGTCGGCGATCACGTGGCGCGGCGCCTCGCCGACGACGAGTGGCACGCCCACCACCTCAAGGTCCGCACCCTGCCCGCCGAACCGCTCGTGAACGCCGACACCACGCATCCCGCTATCGCCGAGGCCCTGGAACAGGTCTCCCGGGCCGACGGCATCGTCCTCGCCACACCGACGTACAAGGCGAGTTTCTCGGGCCTGCTCAAGACCTTCCTGGACCTGCTGCCCCGTTACGGATTCCGGCACAAGGTCGTGCTTCCCCTGGCCACCGGCGGCAGCGTCGCCCACGTCCTGGTCCTCGACTACGCGCTGCGGCCCGTGGTGCACGCGCTGGGCGCCCGGCACGTGGTGCAGAGCCTCTTCCTGCTCGACGAACACCTCGTCCGGCAGGAGGGCCGGCCGCACCTGCTCCCGCAGAGTGCCTGCCTGCTCGACGACGTCATCGAGCAGTTCCGCAAGTCCCTGATCTCGGCATCCTGAGCCGGCCTTTCCCTGGAGCACACCATGACTCATCGCCCCCGCAAGGGAGTGTGGCTCGTCGGCTGGGACCCGGAGGACGAAGACGCCTGGGAGCGATACGGCCGGCGACTCGCGCGCCGCAACCTCGTCCTCTCCGTGCTCGGCGAACACATCGGATTCTCCGTCTGGACGCTGTGGTCCGTCCTCGTCCTGTTCATGTCGCCCGATATCGGGCTCAGCTTCGACGCCGGAGACAAGTTCCTCCTCGTGGCCACGCCCACCGTCGTCGGCGCCTTGCTGCGCCTGCCCTACGGCTTCGCGGTGACCCGGTACGGGGGGCGGGACTGGACCGTGTTCGCCACCGGGATCCTCCTCGTACCGACCCTGCTCGCGCTGTACTTCGTCCAGCGGCCCGGCACGCCGCTGTGGGTGTTCCTGATCGTCGCCGCCCTCTCGGGCGTCGGCGGCGGGAACTTCGCGTCGTCGATGACGAACATCACCGCCCTGTATCCGCAGCGCCACCAGGGGTGGGCCCTCGGCCTGAACGCCGGCGGCGGGAACCTGGGCGTCGCGGCCGTGCAACTCGTCGGACTCACCGTCATCAGCGTGGCAGGCCGGACCCACCCGTCGTACGTTGCCGCGGCCTGTGCACCGGTGATCGTGCTCGTCGCGCTGCTCGCCGCGTGGCGGATGGACAACGTGGACGCGGTACGGGCCGCCCCGGGCACCCAGCGCGAGGCCGCCCGGGACCAGGACACATGGTGGATCTCGCTGCTGTACATCGGCACGTTCGGCTCATTCATCGGCTATGGCTTCGCCTTCGGGCTGGTGCTGCAGAACGAGTTCGACGCCGGCCCCGTCGATGCGGTCGGCTACACCTTCCTCGGCCCGCTGCTGGGCTCGGTGGCCCGGCCACTGGGCGGGCTGCTGGCCGACCGGCTGGGCGGGGCGAGGGTCACCTTCTGGAACTTCCTCGGCATGGGCGCGGGCACCCTCCTCCTGCTCGGCGCGGCCGAGGCCGATTCCTTCGCCCTGTTCGTGGCCGGGTTCACCGCCCTGTTCGTGCTCAGTGGCATCGGCAACGGCTCCACGTACAAGATGATCCCCGCCGTGTTCGCGGGGCGCGCCCGGGAAGAGATCGCCGCCGGCCAGGACGCCGACGCCGCGTTCGCCCGGGCGCGCCGGCTGTCCGGGGCGGTCATCGCCATCGCCGGGGCGGTCGGCGCGCTGGGCGGTGCCGCCATCGACATCGCCTTCTCGCTGTCGTACGCGGACGGCTCCGGCTCCGGTGCGCCCGCCTTCCTCGCCTTCCTCGGTTACTACGTCCTGTGCATGGTGCTCATCCGGGCCGTCCACCTGCGCCGGAGGCCCGTCGGGCACACGGCTCCCGCCGACCGCGCCGAGGCGGCCAGCCATGTCTGAACCGCCTGCCCACACGTCGGACGTGGAGACGCACTGCCCCTACTGCGCCCTGCAGTGCGGTACGCGACTGAGCGGCGACCGGGACATGGGCGTGAGGGTGCGCCCGGCCGATTTCCCGACCAATCGAGGCCGCCTGTGTCAAAAAGGCTGGACCGCGCCCGACGTCCTGGCCGCCGCGGACCGGCTGACCGTGCCGCTCGTGCGCGCACCGGACGGCCACCTGACCGAGACCACCTGGGACCGCGCCCTCGACACGGTCGCGGGACGCCTGCGGGAGCTGCGTACGCGATATGGCCCCGACACGGTGGCCGTCTTCGGCGGTGGCGGCCTGACCAATGAAAAGGCCTACCTGCTGGGCAAGTTCGCCCGAGTGGCACTGGGCACGAGACATATCGACTACAACGGGCGGTTCTGCATGTCGTCCGCCGCCGCGGCCGGCACAGCCGCCTTCGGCGTCGACCGCGGCCTGCCCTTCCCCGTCACCGACCTCGCGGCCGCCGACACGGTGCTGCTGGCCGGCGCCAACGTCGCCGAGACCATGCCGCCACTCATGCAGCACGTCGACACGGCGGACCTCATCGTCATCGACCCCAGGTACACACCCACCGCCCAGCGAGCCAGGCTGCACCTCCAGCCCGCCCCCGGCACCGACCTCGCCCTCGCCCTCGGGCTCCTGCACATCACCGTCGTCGACGGGCTCACCGACGCGCGGTACATCCGGCACCGCACCCACGGCTTCGAATCCGCCGTGCGCCGGGCGATGGCATGGTGGCCCGAGCGGGTGGAAGCCGTCACCGGTGTCCCGGCGAGCACCCAGCGCGCCGCCGCCCGGATGCTCGCGGCGGCCCCGAACGCCTACATCCTCACCGGCCGCGGCGTGGAACAGAACAGCCAGGGAACCGACACCGCCGCCGCGTTCATCAACCTCGCCCTCGCGCTCGGCCTGCCCGGCTCCGGCCACGGCGGATACGGATGCCTGACCGGGCAGGGCAACGGCCAGGGCGGGCGCGAACACGGGCAGAAGGCCGACCAGCTGCCCGGCTGCCGCTCCCTCACCGACCCCGGGGCCCGCGCTCACGTCGCCCGCGTCTGGGGCGTGCCGCCCGAATCGCTCCCCGGGCCCGGGCGCACCGCCTACGACCTCCTGGACTCCCTCGGTCGTGACCAGGGGCCACGCGCCCTGCTGGTGTTCGGGTCGAACCCCCTCGTCTCCGCACCGAACGCCGCGCACGTGGCCGGGCGGCTGGCCTCGCTGGACCTTCTGGTCGTGGCCGACTTCGTCCCCTCGGAGACCGCCCGCACGGCCGACGTCGTGCTGCCGGTCACCCAGTGGGCCGAGGAGGAGGGCACGCTGACCAGCCTGGAGGGCCGGGTACTGCGCCGCCGCGCGCTGCTGACACCGCCCCCGCACGTCCGTACCGACCTGGAGGTCCTGCACGGCCTCGCCGTGCGACTCGGCGAACCCCCGCACCGATACCCGACCGCTCCGAGGGACGTCTTCGAGGAACTGCGCGCGGCATCCCGGGGCGGACTCGCCGACTACTCCGGCATCGACTACCGGCGTCTGGACGCCGGAGAGGTCCTGCACTGGCCCTGCCCCGCCACCGAGCCCGCGCATCCCGGTACACCACGGCTCTTCCTGGAGCGGTTCACGCACCCCGACGGCCGGGCCCGGTTCGCCGAGGTCGACCACCGCGGACCCGCCGAGACCGTCAGCGCCGCATACCCGCTGTACGCCACCACCGGCCGTGTCCTCGCGCACTACCAGTCCGGGGCACAGACCCGGCGCGTCGCCGAACTGCGCGGTGCCGCCTCCGAACCGCTCATCTCCGTCCACCCCGACACCGCCGCCCGCGCCGGAGTGACGGCCCATGCTCTCGCCCGGGTCACCTCCGCACGGGGCGGCATGACAGCCCGGATCCAGCTCGACCCGACGATGCGCCCGGACACCCTCTTCATACCGTTCCACTTTCCGGGCGAGGGCAGCGCCAACCTCTTCACCAACCCGGCCCTCGACCCCCGCAGCGGCATGCCCGAGTTCAAGTTGAGCGCCGTGCGGCTCGAGCCGCTTCCGGAGGCCACACCATGAACCGGATCCTCGTCGTCGGAGGTGGCCCCGCCGGCCACCGCCTTGCCGGCCGGCTACGCCACCACGGCGCCTTGGGACCCGTCAAGATCCTCGGCGCCGAACCGTCTCCGGCCTACCACCGGCCCCTGCTCTCGTACATCCTCTCCGGGCAGGCGGACCCCGAAGCCCTGCGCATGCCGGCTCTGCCCGGCATCGAGACGCACTCCGGCGCGGCCGTCACTCACATCGATCGAGTGCGCCGCGAGGTGCACACGGCCGAGTCCGTCCACGGATACGACGTCCTGGTCCTCGCCACCGGAGCCCGCGCGGACGTGCCGGACATCCGTGGTGCGAGGGGCCCCGGCGTGACGGTGCTGCGCACCGTGGCGGACTGTGCGCGCGTCACGGGGGACACGGTGGCCGTCCTCGGAGGCGGGCCCCTGGGAGTGGAGACCGCCGCCGCCCTGGCGGCCCGCGGCACGGCCACGACACTGGTCTGCGCCGCGCCTCACCCCCTGTACGGCCGGCTCGGCGAGAGCGCCTCCGCCCTGCTCACCGATGCCTTGCGCCGCGCGGGCGTCGACGTGCTCGCCGGGCGTACCGTCACCGCGCGCGAGCCCGGCCGTGTCCTCCTCGACGACGGGACCCGGGTGCCCGCCGACACCCTCGTTCTGTGCACAGGCGCGCATCCCGAGGTGCGCCTCGCCCGGGCGGCCGGGCTGAGGGTCCGTACCGGAATCGTCGTCGACGACCAGTTGCGCACCAGCGACCCCCGCATCCACGCCATCGGCGACTGCGCCGAGCACGAGGGCCGGACGGTGGCCGGCATCGAGGCCGCCTGGGCCCAGGCCGACAGCCTCGCGCGGGTTCTCACCGGGCAGGACGCGTCCGCGCACCGCACGACCCCCGCGGTGTTCCGCCTGCGTACCCGGATCGCCGAAGTGGCCTGCGTGGGCGCTGCGGGCGCCTTCGCGGACCCCGCTCTGCGCCGGCTCACTCTCGCCGACCGAGAAGGCGGGCGGTACGCCAGGCTCGCGATGAGTGGCGAACGTCTGGTCGCCGCCGTGCTGTTCGGCCTGCCGGAGGCCGTCGCCGCCGTCGGCGAACTGTATCGGCGCGGCCAGGCACTGCCCTCCGACCGCCTTCAACTGCTCCTCGGCGGTCCGCCGCGACCCGCGTCGACGGACCTCGACCCGTCCGAGGACGCCGTGATCTGCCTGTGCAACAACGTGCAGCGCCGGGCCCTGGCCAAAGCATGGCGGGCCGGTGCCCGTACCGTCACCGCGCTCGCCGCCGCGACCCGGGCCACGACAGGCTGTGGCGGCTGCGGCGGTGACGTGGCGGAGCTGAGCGCCCGATGGGCACGCGAGATGAGGTACGACGGAAAGCGGACGCCGTGACACGAACCCTGGTGGTCGCCGGACACGGAATGATCGGACACCGCCTCGCGGACCGGCTTCGCACCCTGGACACCTCACGCGACTGGCACATCGTGATCCTCGCCGAGGAACCCCACCCCGCCTACGACCGCTCGGCCCTGTCCGGCTATCTGGCCGGCCGCAGCAGGGGCGACCTGACGCTCGCCGACCGGGACTTCCTCGCCGACGCCCGAGTGGAGCTGCGCCTGGCGACGCCCCTCGCCCGCGTCGACCGCACGGCACACGTGGTCGTGACGCGAGGCGGCGACCACATCCGCTACGACGCCCTGGTGCTCGCCACAGGCTCCCGCCCCTTCGTGCCCCCGGTGCCGGGCCGGGACCTCGCGCACTGCTTCGCCTATCGCACCTTCGAGGACTTGGACGCGATCCGCCGCGTGGCCCGCCCCGGCGCGCGGGGAGTGGTCGTCGGCGGCGGCCTGCTCGGCTTGGAGGCGGCTTATGCCCTGAGCCGACTGGGCGTGCGCCCGCACGTCGTGGAGACCGCGCCCCACCTGATGCCGGCGCAGCTCGACCCCGGGGCGGCCGAGGTGCTGCACCGCCGGGCCACCGAACTCGGCCTGCGCCTGCACTGCGGCACAGGGGTCGCGCACGTGCACGCCGGGCCCGACGAGACCGTGAGAGCAGTCACACTCGGTGACGGGACGGCGCTGGACGTGGACCTGGTCGTCTTCGCCGCGGGTATCCGGCCCCGCGACGAGTTGGCGGAACCTCTCGACCTGGCCCGCGGAGAGCGCGGCGGCTTCCTTGTCGACGCGCTGTGCCGCACCGCCGACCCACGCGTCTGGGCCATCGGCGAGTGCGCCGCCGTACAGGGGCGCTGCCACGGCCTGATCGCCCCGGGATACGCCATGGCCGACTCCGTGGCCGCCCAGCTGACGGGCCGTGAGGGGCAGTCCTTCGACCGGACCGACGACGCCACGACGCTGAAACTTCTCGGTGTGCACGTGGCCACCTTCGGCGCCACGGTCCACCCCGGCGGTCCTCGGCCGGTCGAGGTGACCTTCGCCGACGGCATCGCCCGCTACGCCAAGATCTTCCTACGGCCGGACACCGGCACTGTGCTCGGCGGCATCCTCGCGCGCGACACCACCGGTTCCACCTCCCCACTCCGTTCCCTGGTCGGGCACCGGCCGCCCGCGGACCTGGAGCGGCTGCTCCTCCCCTGAACGAACCGGACCGCTGACGGCCTCCGTCAGGCGAGGCGCGGCCCCGTGAAGGCCGCCACCTCGCCCTCGCGCAGGATGACGAACGCCGCACAGGCACAGCGGCAGTACTCGACACGTCCATCGGACGTGTCATGGCCGGACACCAACAACCAGTCGGGCCGCGGCAGTTCGGCACAGCAACCCCAGGCGGCCAGCGGGCAGGCATCCTCGGCGGATGGGGCCGGAGAAGACACCACCGGCCGGCTCACTTGCTTTCGCACTCCGTCGTCCTTCCGTGGCTGGTCCTGGGGCGGCCCGCGTGCCGGCGGCCGGGCCGGTCAGCTGCCGGCGCGCTCGGCGGTGTGGCTCGCGGTCTCCGGCTCGGCCTCGTCGCCGAGCTCGGCCGACAGCTCGGGCAAGGCCGGTTCGGACAGGGTGCGGAACAGCAGCCAGCTGAGGGCGGGCATCGCGACCAGGGGCATCAGTGCCGTGCGCAGCGAGGTGGCGTCGGCGATGCTGCCGATGAGAGGACTGGTCAGCCCGCCGACGCTGACCATGAGGCCGAGGGTGATCCCGCTGGCCGTTCCGACGCGCGTGGGCAGGTAGTCCTGGGCGAGCGTGACCTGCAGAGAGAAGGGGACGTACAGGCCGACCGAGGTGAGCGCCACGAACAGGTAGATGGCGGGACCGGGCACGAACACCACGCCGGCCACGGCCGCGACCGTGATCAGGTACGACGTGCTCACCACGGTGACCCGGTCCCAGCGGTGGGCCAGCCTGCTGCCGAGGAGCGTGCCGACGGCGCCGCCCAGATAGAGCACGAACAGTGCGGCGGTCCCGGCGGAGGTGCCGCCGCCCGTCTGTTCGCGGACATGGAAGGCGACGAAGGTGCTCATGCCGACGAAGACGACGGACCGGCACACCACCGCCAGCGACAGCAGTATGAACGACGCCCAGTCGTTCTGTCCCTCCGCGGCTGTCGCGCCCTTGCCGGCGGACGGGGTCTTCTCCAGCGCCCGCAGCACCGGCAGCGTCAGGACGCTGCCGATCAGCGCGGGCAGGATGAGCAGCGGTGAGAACCGCAGTCCACCCGTGGCGATCACGGCGGTGACCAGTACCGGAGCGGCGGCGAAACCCACGTTGCCGCCCAGGGAGAACCAGCCCATGGAACTGTGGCTGCCCTTGCTGGCCGCCCGTGCGATCCGCGCGGACTCCGGATGGTAGGCGGCGACCCCGATGCCGGACAACGCGACGAACACCAAGGTGAGCGTGTACGAGCCGCCGACCCCGCTCAGGGCCACGCCGAGCCCGCCGAGGACGGTGCTCGCCGGGAGCAGCCAGGGGATGGCGTGCCGGTCGGTGAGGGCGCCGAACAAGGGCTGCACCACGGAGGACAACAGGCTGGCGGCGAGGACGATCACCGAGGCCGCGGCGTAGGTGTAGTCGCGCTCGGCGACGAAGAACGGGACGAGGGCCGCCACAGAGCCCTGGTAGACATCCACGCAGGCATGTCCGACCGACAGGA from Streptomyces sp. B3I8 carries:
- a CDS encoding MFS transporter, which produces MPRNRSIVLLSVGHACVDVYQGSVAALVPFFVAERDYTYAAASVIVLAASLLSSVVQPLFGALTDRHAIPWLLPASTVLGGLGVALSGVGGSYTLTLVFVALSGIGVAAYHPESARIARAASKGSHSSMGWFSLGGNVGFAAAPVLVTAVIATGGLRFSPLLILPALIGSVLTLPVLRALEKTPSAGKGATAAEGQNDWASFILLSLAVVCRSVVFVGMSTFVAFHVREQTGGGTSAGTAALFVLYLGGAVGTLLGSRLAHRWDRVTVVSTSYLITVAAVAGVVFVPGPAIYLFVALTSVGLYVPFSLQVTLAQDYLPTRVGTASGITLGLMVSVGGLTSPLIGSIADATSLRTALMPLVAMPALSWLLFRTLSEPALPELSAELGDEAEPETASHTAERAGS